TTGGTGGTTTCAAAGTAACATGTTCATATCTTAGAGAGCAACAACCAACGGTATCtgcttcatcttctgatTTTTCACCACCTGCTCTTAATGCGAAGACGTCAATTAAATATGTAGCTACAGCCATTTGTCTGTCAAGTGTCTTTGGACTCTTTAACTTTGCTTTATAATCCGCACGAACTTTATCGATATGATCCTTTAGCATTCTTGccttttcaaactttttaaaGTCACTTATTCCTTTTAAAGTTGAGTTTGCCGCAAATCTCACatatttgaaggaattTGTTATATTCTCTCTCCACATAGATAACCATTGGACTGTGTTATCGTGCCTAATCTCACCCCACTTATGACCTTTTGGTGGTTCTGGAATTGGTGCATTTTTGTCAAGATTAAGAACAACATCCTCTGGGTATACACGTCTTTTCAATTTACCATTCTTAGGATGGGCACCACGACCCCTGAACAAACCGGGAGGTTCGATACGAAAGTTTCCTACTTGCTCTATCCTTCCATCTATTTCACAGAATTTATATGGTTTTTCAaattcctctttttctagtttcaattgtttcttctcttgagGACTCAactgtttcttttgttctttttggaCTTGGAAATATTCTGCTATCTTAGTGAAGTCTAATTTCTCAAAGTCTTTGATCTCTACGTTGTTTCGAGTTCCGCCATTCTCCTTCAGAACCTCTAGGAAATCATGCATGaaattcttttgaaatatagGTAATTTTACATGATCTGTTTCCAACATAGCTGCGAAAAACCCAGCCACTTCTTCAGCTTGTGGTGGTAGATCCACTGGTTTTCCGTCGTAGTATAGTTTTACATGAGATGGTAGTGGCTGATATTCGGGAGGAAATATGACACCATTATGCCTTAAAGTTGTCCATTTGATactatcatcttctttatcATTGTTTTCCCACCACTTGAAATCTTCCGAAGATTCCTTTATATCAACAGATGAGGCCTTTGTCGAAGAACTGAGTTGGGATTGCGATGCGACGTCCGCAAGGGTTTTGTCCTCATCGTCGATATTTTCACTTTCCTTcttaattgtttttgatgtcttctttttagtTTTATGAGAGCTCTTGCCGTTTTCATGCGAGTTCCTGGTCTTGGTATCTTTTAAATCTTTTTTCAAccttttttgcttcttcctcgCAGCATGTAGAATgtcatcgtcttcatcagaGGATTCTCTCTTAACActctttgttatttttttactaCTCTTTTTATGTTTAGAGACAGTCACCAAAGTACTTTCCTCATCCTCGGAAGAGGAATCATCCTTTAGTTTGATGCTCATTTTCGTTCGATGAGGTAGTAAGAGTAGGCGAGTTAGCGATCTAAATGTACACGGGATCCAATATTACTGATACTTTTTAACAAATAAAAGCACCGCAGGAATGCTTTAGCAAgtgaaattgaaattgcTATTATATTTTAGCTTAGTTACCAAAACTCTCTTTTTAGTTGTGTGATCCGATACTAAATGCACGCTTGATAAATATATTATCAGTAACAAAGTGACACTTATAAACCGAAAAGTGAGTAGGCTATCCAATCTAATGGGTCAATTCTAAAATGTTGTTTTGAAAACATCAATTCACTGCCAAATCCGTAATCAGTGAAGCTTTGTTCTCCTCATCTTTTTCtgtattcaaaagaaaaaccattaaaaaaaaagccaacTAACTGTGAGGTAAAATCAAAACCTTTAAGCTTCATCGATGTTCAGAACCTACTAGCATTTTGTTGAAAATAATACGAAATGAATCGGAACGAATTTCTgtcaaaagaaacagaaaaaaaaaaaaaacacaaacagAGTCACGTGTCATgaattatatatattttcaaCTCTAATTACTTTAATAGGAAGGTTACTGTAATAGGTAATTAGGGTTTTACAACTTCCATTTTGGTAAGTTTGTTTATGTTTAcattatttatttctttACATAGGATTGCCAATTGTcgaaaaaatcaaaaatgtAAATAGTGGGATTCGATGTTTTCTAAATCGACAAAACTAGTAATTATATCCTATGAAATAATCAACTTTACCTAGTACAATACTGAATTGTATCACTTAACCAACCTCAAAGTAACATTCAGTTTTCAATAAACTTCTCATCAAAGAGAAGATTATAAACACTCATTACATACAAGTGCGTTATAACACTGTTCTATACTTGGCTGATAATTTGTCTATCCTATTCTATAAGGCGGAATTGGTATATCAGTCTAACGTTGAATTTATCCTCAGGTGCAATAATCTGGACCGGATATCACAGTTTACATCATTCGCATACAGGAGCTGCTGTATAACATATTGCAATCTTCCTAACCGACTATATCAACTCAGGTGTGGTTTATTAAGTTGAAGTTCAATATCTATCCAGAAAGAATATCACCATTCACTAGAATTGTGGCTAATTCTTTGGATCGAATTGAAACCTGAAGCATCAAAAACCTTATACTAATTACTGCTTAGTAGAACAACATTATTTTGGTTCCACTATTTGGTGCACAAATTCAATCCCCTCTCTATTTACAATTTTTCTCTGACAGCTGTTAGTTTTTGACGTCTTTAATTGATTTTGCCTAAGCGTACCAACCACAAAAACTGTCAATTAGCGTCTGgaaattaaataaaaagagaagaaataagGAGGCTAAAAGGGTGTTACTTCAGACTATCGAGATAACTATCCATAGTAGGAcatctcttttttctgTCAAAATTTTCTGAACACTATTAACTGGTACTAGTAATATTGTACAAATTACCGGCATTTGATCTTAATATCGATCTCTGCGAGAGCTCTTGAGATCCAATAGTCATTTTGAAGgttcaaattcaattcaactCCCAAGAGGCCTATACACAGCACTCAGGGATCAGTGGATTTGTACCCCATAGTATTATAGACATATTATAAAACCATTTGAAAATGTCGGCCCCTCCTCTACAAATTATTAATGACAAACAGTTGAACGCTCGTTCACACAACATCCATACTCCTATAAAGGCAAAGCGGGCTGTTGCTGAACTGCATTTAGCTGATAGGGCTGCCGCTGTTAGTGTAAAACCTagtcatcatcataatgATGCCAATAATCGTCAGCCGCcgcaaaagaaaaagaaagaaaagcttTCTTCTCTATGTAAGACCCCACCTTCATTGATCAAAACGAGAGGACGAGATTACCACAGAGGCCACTTTCTAGGTGAAGGAGGATTTGCCAGATGCTTTCAAATGAAAGATGATAAGGGAAAAATTTTTGCTGCTAAAACTGTTGCAAAACTGTCCATTAAATCCGAGAAAACTAGAAGAAAGTTATTATCTGAAATTCAAATCCACAAATCAATGAAACACCCAAATATCGTACAATTTACGGACTGTTTCGAAGATGACACTAACgtttatattcttttggAGATTTGTCCTAATGGTTCTGTTATGGAGTTATTGAGACAAAGAAAGCATTTGACAGAACCTGAAGTGAGGTTTTGTATGATTCAAATTATTGGTGCTATAAGATATATGCACAGCAGAAGAGTTATTCACAGGGATCTTAAACTTGGaaatatcttttttgaCAAGGATAATAATTTAAAGATTGGTGATTTTGGTCTTGCCGCCGTCCTTGCAAATGATAAGGAACGTAAGTATACGATATGTGGCACGCCAAATTATATAGCGCCCGAGGTGTTGACAGGAAAACACACCGGTCATTCATATGAGGTTGATATATGGTCCATTGGTGTTATGCTTTATGCGCTATTGTTTGGCAAACCGCCTTTTCAAGCGAAAGAGGTGGAGACCATTTATGAAAGGATAAAATGTAGAGATTTCAGCTTCCCTGCAGATAAACCAGTTTCATCGGATGCAAAGAATTTAATCTCTCATATATTGCAGTTGAATCCTGCAGCCAGACCTTCATTATATGAAATAACAGACAGCGTTTGGTTTAGAAACACTTTTCCACCAAAATTGCCTGCGAATATTTCCAAGGAAACTCCAAACTTTGACCATTTGAGTTTCAATGAATCGTTAGTGAATTTGAAACATTGTATGCTCAACTCTGGTCTCCTGAAAAGCACTCAACCTCATTCTTCTGATGGGAATAAGAATCCTATCGAGTTTGTCAGAActgaattggaagaagaaagaaatagagCGGTTTTACCTCAATCATTATCTCCAGGTGGAACGAAGAATAAGTATAAAGAGGTAATTGATCTGGACGGACACAGAAAATTCAATGAAATGGCTCATCAAAATCGTCTGAAGAGAGCTGGCGAAAACTTATTCTTTAAACCTGAACTCGTAGCAACCTCGACAAATATGATCAAATCAGAAATGTCACTGAAAATCTTAGCAAGTGAATGTCACATGACTTTACGTGGTATTAAAAGCGCAGAGATAGACAAAAGGCAATCTAATTATCCTTCTCCTGATGCTTCCATTCAAGATCCTATTGTGGTTACTAAGTGGGTTGATTACTCCAATAAACACGGATTCGCATATCAGTTATCTACTGATGATATTGGTGTTCTATTTAACAACGGAACGACTGTTTTGAAGCTAGCAGATGCAGAAGAATTTTGGTATATTAATTATGATGCTAAGGAGGGATGGGTGGCAAGTCATTACAAATTAGAGTCCAAACCTATTGAATTAACGAGGCACTTGGAGGTGGTTGATTTTTTCGCAAACTATATGAACTCCAATTTGAGTAGGATTTCAACGCTGGTACGTGAAACTTACCATAAGGACGATGTTTTCTTGAGAAGATACACCCGTTATAAGCAATTTGTTATGTTCGAATTAAGCGACGGAACATTCCAATTTAACTTTAAAGATCATAATAAGTTTGCATTATCACATGGTGGTAAACTTCTAACTTTTATTTCTCCCGATAGGAAAACCGTTACACTGCAACTATCAAGGGTTTTACTTGATGGTTATGTTAATGGGTTCCCTAGTATTGATATATTCGAGAAACTAGAGTTGATGAAAGAAGGCTTAAGGGACAAAGCTAGCGTGTTATCCATTcattaaaagaaagagattgtACTATtaaaatattaattataataataatcgCATTTGCAAGTTTCTTTGCATATTTTtcacctttttttctttcttctcttccctCCTTCAACAACTTAGTTCCCTTCTTCCACAGACATCATATTCCTAGCTTCGTCACGTACTTTGATCCTATGTCGATTGACGTCGTCCAAAAGGTAACTTGTTTACTTGATTTTACCAGGTTCCTTGCTCGTTCTAACAACCCAAAATTAATGATACCAATCCTGCTTAGTAGtaatcataatcataatataataatcacagtaaaaaaaaataatgagGAAATGTTTAATCGTATTGCAAGGAAACCAAAATTTAATGATATCGAGCAACACTCTTTTTATCGTTCAGTGGAATAATACCATTTCCAATAAGCATATTTTGTAACGTGTATAGGTTCACATTGTTTAGGGGTGTTATCCTGAACTTAAATACTGCTAGTATTACTTGTGCAAGATACATAATAACACACTAacatataatattttctttgaaaataagtggaagaaaattaaatatatatccCATTTACCCAGCGCACACTAAATTACGACACAACATTGGAATCCAAAACAGTGTTTAAGGTTGAACCCACACGCATGATCCAACAAAGTAGGACATGAAGTGGCTATTATTTTACGtatattgttttcattatattattatacaaAAGGTAGTGTGGGACATTCAACGTTCCCCACCGGAACTATAATTACGTTTGGTTGTATATCGTCAGATAGGTGCTTTCACATCCTTAAATACCGTAGTCTTCAGTAGCCAATGTTTGTAAGTTCCATTCCGTCTCAAAGTTAGCCTGCAGCTGCGCTAGTTTGTTAATAATACTATTACAAGCATTCTTCAAAGCGTCCTTAGGATCATACCCTTCTGTCGTCTGTATTCTCATCTTGAATCTAGCAAACAAAGGATGCTCCACCTTATACGCAGCAAAAAGAACTCCTTCATCTTCGAGCAACTCAGCCCTGATTAGATTCCCTAGTGTATGGTCTTCCTTCTCAAATGTAACGATTATAGCACTCGAAGCCTTAGTgtcttgttcaactttAAGCTTCGATTCGCCCTCCGGTAGGAGAAAAAGCTCAAATCTATCTGGTGCGTTCATTCTATAAAAATGGAAACTAACAAAAAAGATACCCTGGGATCCCGTGTCTGTTTTCTTCCCACACTCAATACTTCAATCAATAACCTAATACAGCCATACATACTTAATATCTAACCATTGTATTTTATTCCTGGTATTGCCTAACCTTTTCTAATACTcagaatttttcattcGAAAAATCCCATATAGAGTTACCCTCACATAGAGACGccaacttttttttttttttttggaattcagttcccaaaaaaaagtagaaagattcagaaatatataaaataaaagcTACCACTTAATTCTTTAGAATAGTGTTTAAATAGGCGAAAGAAGATATAAAGAAAGGGGAAAGAAGCATAGTTAAGTAGTGACTTTCTGCACGGTATAGGTGGGATTGATTGACTGCAGCTTAGATATCATACGTGGAAGCGTGGTGCTGATCAAGTGAGGCATATTCAGAGATCACTTTAGAACCGtgttcctttttttttttttgagcATTTTCGTTCCtaattcttgttttcttttgaaaagcGTTGAAAATTTAAGATTCTATTGAATTGAACTGCGCGTGTTTAAGTGCgacaattggaagaagcagcGCTAACAAGAAATATTAAGATAGGAGACATGTCTGGGTCATGGAATCATTCGGATGGTACACAGACGCCAGGTTCTGTGAACGGGTCAATATCTGGGGAGGGGGCTGCGAATCGGTTGCCCCAGCTTGCCCCTCCTGCGGTTAACATACAGATTAAACCGGACATTgagcaacaacaacagcatcatcacgtgactttaCCGTCCATTTCCACTATCAGCAGTGCTAATGGTGGTGGTAATTCTGTTGTGGGTGCACAACACGGCCATACTCATGGACACACGCATACGCATTCCCATTCTCAGACTCAAAGTCACGTACAGGAGGCTTTACCGGGAGTTTCGGCCTCTACCGAGTCCAGCAATAGTGTGGGGTTACATGAGAGTACAGCTGGAGGTAATGGTGCGTCTATTGTAACAAAGAATAATATTCCTAATTCGACTACCTCCATCCAGTCCTTAGTTCAACCACCGGAGCAAATGCCACAGCAGTCTCAAGCCCAAGCCCATCAGCCACAGCAACCAATAATACAAACACATGCTTCAGAAATGGAACAGTCTATGGGCGCTGGCCAAGATTCTTCATACAGACCTTTGAATGTCAAGGATGCTCTTTCGTACTTGGAACAGGTAAAGTTCCAGTTTAACACAAGACCGGATGTCTACAATCACTTCTTGGATATAATGAAAGATTTCAAATCTCAGGCCATTGATACTCCAGGGGTGATTCAACGTGTTACGACGCTATTCCAAGGATTCCCCAATTTGATTCAAGGGTTCAACACTTTTTTGCCTCACGGGTATAAAATTGAGTGCTCTTCGAATCCTGATGACCCAATTAAGGTTACTACTCCGTTTGGAACTACAGGGGAGGTTTCTGCGGGCCCACCTCTTCAACAACCGGGCCAGGCTACACCACAGGGGCAgcaaccacaacaacagcCACAGCAGTTAGGCTCTATTGGAAGTATGAAGATGGAGGACCAAAATGTTGAAAggcaacaacaacaacaacaacagcaacagcaacacaATTTGCCTCAGATAGGTGGCAGCAACCAAGGACAGCCTCCACAATTGCAGGAACAATCCAAAAACCAGCAACACACCTTATTATCGCAGCAACCAACTCAACCACAACAGTCATCTCCACCTCAACAAATGCAACCACAAGCACAGCCACAAGCACAAGTGCAACAAGCTTTACCACAAACACAACCTGTTGCTCAACAACTTGTAAACCAAAACTTCTCCGCTACTAATGCGGCTATTATCTCAGGTATGCCAGGTCAACAAAAAGCCGGAGAAGTTGAGTTTTCTCATGCCATTAGTTACGtcaacaaaatcaaaaccaGGTTTGCTGATCAACCAGATATCTACAAACAGTTTTTGGAAATCTTGCAAACTTACCAAAGGGAACAAAAACCAATCAATGAGGTTTACGCTCAAGTTACTGTACTATTCCAACAAAATCCTGATCTCTTGgatgatttcaaaaagttCCTTCCTGATTCTTCTGTCGCTCCTCAACAAAATATCCAATCCTCTCCACAGGAAAATCAACAGAATGTACTTTCCTCTCAACCTTATATCCCACAAGGACATCCTATTCAAGGCCAAGGCTACTATGGTCAACCGGGAATTGTAATGCAACAAACTAATCTTCCACCTTTAGGAAACTTCTCAGCTTCTGGTCAAGCTTCACCTGCAGAAACAAACCATATGCTGCCTTCAATGCATCAGCATATATCGGGTGGTCAAGTTCTGCCTCAACATGTTGTCACCCAAGGCATGTCTAACCAAGAAATTCCTGTGTCTGACATGAGATCAACTATGAATGGCGCATATAATCAAATGGAATACATGCAGGCCGCTGCTGGttatcaacaacaaatggACGGTATGCAATATATGGAAGCTCCTATGGCACGTCCTGAAATTGATTTAGATCCAAGTTTGGTTCCAGTAGTTCCAGAACCTATCCAGCCTCCGGAAGACGCTGTTGCCCTAAGTGATGAAGTCACTTTCTTTGATAGAGTGAAGAGATTTATTGGAAATAAACAGGTTTATGCCGAATTCTTAAAGATTCTTAACCTATATTCTCACGATCTTTTGAGCACCTCAGAGCTGGTTTCGAAAGTTGAGTTCTATTTAGAAAACTCTAAGGAACTCTTCGATTGGTTCAAGAGTTTTGTTGGTTATgaagaaaaaccaaaaaatatcGAGAATATTGTTCATGAAAAACACAGATTAGATCTAGATCTATGCGAGGCATGTGGTCCTAGCTATAAAAGGTTACCCAAGGACGATACCTTCATGCCTTGCTCAGGAAGGGATGAAATGTGCTGGGAAGTATTGAATGATGAATGGGTCGGTCACCCAGTGTGGGCTTCAGAAGACTCTGGGTTTATTGCTCATCGTAAGAATCAATATGAAGAcactttgttcaaaattgaagaagagagacaTGAATATGACTTTTACATCGAATCAAACCTCAGAACTATCCAGACCTTGGAGACCATTGCCAATAAGATTGCAAATATgacccaagaagaaaagaacaacttCAAACTTCCCCCTGGATTGGGTCACACTTCCTTGACCATTTACAAAAAGGTTATCAGAAAAGTATACGACAAGGATAGAGGCTTTGAAATTATCGATGCCTTGCACGAACATCCTGCCGTCACTGTACCAATTGTTCTCAAAAGACTTAAACAAAAGGATGAAGAATGGAGAAGAGCTCAAAGAGAATGGAATAAGGTATGGCGTGAATTGGAACAAAAGGTGTATTATAAATCTTTAGATCATCTAGGTCTTACATTTAAACAGGCTGACAAGAAACTCTTAACAACCAAACAACTAATCTCAGAAATAAGCAGTAT
The Kluyveromyces marxianus DMKU3-1042 DNA, complete genome, chromosome 1 DNA segment above includes these coding regions:
- the RPB11 gene encoding DNA-directed RNA polymerase II core subunit RPB11 produces the protein MNAPDRFELFLLPEGESKLKVEQDTKASSAIIVTFEKEDHTLGNLIRAELLEDEGVLFAAYKVEHPLFARFKMRIQTTEGYDPKDALKNACNSIINKLAQLQANFETEWNLQTLATEDYGI
- the CDC5 gene encoding polo kinase CDC5; translation: MSAPPLQIINDKQLNARSHNIHTPIKAKRAVAELHLADRAAAVSVKPSHHHNDANNRQPPQKKKKEKLSSLCKTPPSLIKTRGRDYHRGHFLGEGGFARCFQMKDDKGKIFAAKTVAKLSIKSEKTRRKLLSEIQIHKSMKHPNIVQFTDCFEDDTNVYILLEICPNGSVMELLRQRKHLTEPEVRFCMIQIIGAIRYMHSRRVIHRDLKLGNIFFDKDNNLKIGDFGLAAVLANDKERKYTICGTPNYIAPEVLTGKHTGHSYEVDIWSIGVMLYALLFGKPPFQAKEVETIYERIKCRDFSFPADKPVSSDAKNLISHILQLNPAARPSLYEITDSVWFRNTFPPKLPANISKETPNFDHLSFNESLVNLKHCMLNSGLLKSTQPHSSDGNKNPIEFVRTELEEERNRAVLPQSLSPGGTKNKYKEVIDLDGHRKFNEMAHQNRLKRAGENLFFKPELVATSTNMIKSEMSLKILASECHMTLRGIKSAEIDKRQSNYPSPDASIQDPIVVTKWVDYSNKHGFAYQLSTDDIGVLFNNGTTVLKLADAEEFWYINYDAKEGWVASHYKLESKPIELTRHLEVVDFFANYMNSNLSRISTLVRETYHKDDVFLRRYTRYKQFVMFELSDGTFQFNFKDHNKFALSHGGKLLTFISPDRKTVTLQLSRVLLDGYVNGFPSIDIFEKLELMKEGLRDKASVLSIH
- the SIN3 gene encoding transcriptional regulator SIN3, with product MSGSWNHSDGTQTPGSVNGSISGEGAANRLPQLAPPAVNIQIKPDIEQQQQHHHVTLPSISTISSANGGGNSVVGAQHGHTHGHTHTHSHSQTQSHVQEALPGVSASTESSNSVGLHESTAGGNGASIVTKNNIPNSTTSIQSLVQPPEQMPQQSQAQAHQPQQPIIQTHASEMEQSMGAGQDSSYRPLNVKDALSYLEQVKFQFNTRPDVYNHFLDIMKDFKSQAIDTPGVIQRVTTLFQGFPNLIQGFNTFLPHGYKIECSSNPDDPIKVTTPFGTTGEVSAGPPLQQPGQATPQGQQPQQQPQQLGSIGSMKMEDQNVERQQQQQQQQQQHNLPQIGGSNQGQPPQLQEQSKNQQHTLLSQQPTQPQQSSPPQQMQPQAQPQAQVQQALPQTQPVAQQLVNQNFSATNAAIISGMPGQQKAGEVEFSHAISYVNKIKTRFADQPDIYKQFLEILQTYQREQKPINEVYAQVTVLFQQNPDLLDDFKKFLPDSSVAPQQNIQSSPQENQQNVLSSQPYIPQGHPIQGQGYYGQPGIVMQQTNLPPLGNFSASGQASPAETNHMLPSMHQHISGGQVLPQHVVTQGMSNQEIPVSDMRSTMNGAYNQMEYMQAAAGYQQQMDGMQYMEAPMARPEIDLDPSLVPVVPEPIQPPEDAVALSDEVTFFDRVKRFIGNKQVYAEFLKILNLYSHDLLSTSELVSKVEFYLENSKELFDWFKSFVGYEEKPKNIENIVHEKHRLDLDLCEACGPSYKRLPKDDTFMPCSGRDEMCWEVLNDEWVGHPVWASEDSGFIAHRKNQYEDTLFKIEEERHEYDFYIESNLRTIQTLETIANKIANMTQEEKNNFKLPPGLGHTSLTIYKKVIRKVYDKDRGFEIIDALHEHPAVTVPIVLKRLKQKDEEWRRAQREWNKVWRELEQKVYYKSLDHLGLTFKQADKKLLTTKQLISEISSIKVDQTNKRIHPLTPKPKSQLDFDINDHDVLFDILDLIFTFLHANATYSNPDKVKLQQFFKVFISLFFSIPVEEVEEAVKKRFSMAEQENAEEETNPNEPEKSNKRSLQEEDSLTLREILRRNKNARSSTSEENGSNSSTKANEKDETEIIAEEAAKPWLLGSLVDEANSSGVVGNRHLFNLFANTTIYVFFRHLNTMYERLSEVKVIDKDVTEEIQNRKVVQFASDLNLVSTQLSDMGLDFKGTKAYDELLRLSKRLIVGDLDHQWFEESLRQAYKNKAFKIYTVDKVIQSLVKHAHSIISDPKNSMVLILFEQDRLKKDTTAKEQILYRLKVRNTIGESENMFRIEFNNKNSHTCIQYVAVDDLTLKEPQNMKEKWDYYVTSYSLSHPTEGVAEDQISQPFLEKIVEKEAEYIDEEEPNKRYSPEGISESKLKVKIHPETYQLSFEPGSSDVFTRKSVNSFPEPREANTADKMRNFLDGSNGWKKNISSADAELAEAKTKDLKENGVFKIDEIKTDKAEESNGVINAEESKTIDK
- the TOP1 gene encoding DNA topoisomerase 1, which translates into the protein MSIKLKDDSSSEDEESTLVTVSKHKKSSKKITKSVKRESSDEDDDILHAARKKQKRLKKDLKDTKTRNSHENGKSSHKTKKKTSKTIKKESENIDDEDKTLADVASQSQLSSSTKASSVDIKESSEDFKWWENNDKEDDSIKWTTLRHNGVIFPPEYQPLPSHVKLYYDGKPVDLPPQAEEVAGFFAAMLETDHVKLPIFQKNFMHDFLEVLKENGGTRNNVEIKDFEKLDFTKIAEYFQVQKEQKKQLSPQEKKQLKLEKEEFEKPYKFCEIDGRIEQVGNFRIEPPGLFRGRGAHPKNGKLKRRVYPEDVVLNLDKNAPIPEPPKGHKWGEIRHDNTVQWLSMWRENITNSFKYVRFAANSTLKGISDFKKFEKARMLKDHIDKVRADYKAKLKSPKTLDRQMAVATYLIDVFALRAGGEKSEDEADTVGCCSLRYEHVTLKPPNTVIFDFLGKDSIRYYQEVEVDAQVFKNLKIFKRPPSGPGHQLFDRLDPSILNKHLQNYMPGLTAKVFRTYNASKTMQDQLDLIPNEGTVAEKMLRYNAANRTVAILCNHQRTVTKGHATSVQKATERIEELEWQKVRYKRAILQLDKSERKKDPNYFKEIDDLSKEEELTIHKRIIEREREKYKRKFERENEKRKFDKEEALPDSQLMEWLAKVDDLEKQYQRESDTGIIEVRESLKNVEKLKQQVERLEKRITNASLQLKDKEDNSTVALGTSKINYIDPRLSVAFCKKFDVPIEKVFTKTLREKFRWAIESADENWRF